A stretch of the Esox lucius isolate fEsoLuc1 chromosome 2, fEsoLuc1.pri, whole genome shotgun sequence genome encodes the following:
- the LOC114828654 gene encoding uncharacterized protein LOC114828654 isoform X2, which produces MSNISTANKENHSLKINQVTHSDSGQYVCALYVQENENKWYGKVISNITVTVKDNSTSTNQSHDKNNLIILYVVGALLLFCFFATVIVMKKKIKNSQAKHKTLGMNRNQDGEETLDCSPYAVGTGDQGPYSLVKHPEVRDPVTVQNRPDEYAPADSYDVIMFNPEYEAIDSGRRQTSST; this is translated from the exons ATGTCAAATATTTCAACTgcaaacaaagaaaatcacaGTCTTAAAATCAACCAAGTgacacattcagacagtggacagtatgtgtgtgccttATATGTACAGGAAAATGAGAACAAATGGTATGGAAAAGTGATCTCTAATATCACGGTCACTGTAAAAGACAACAGCACCTCCACAAACCAGTCACATG ATAAGAATAACCTCATCATACTGTATGTAGTGGGAGCTCTATTGCTCTTCTGCTTCTTTGCTACTGTCATTGTCATGAAGAAAAAGATCAAGAATTCCCAAG CAAAACATAAAACCCTGGGGATGAACAG AAACCaagatggagaggagacacTTGACT GTTCCCCATATGCTGTGGGAACAGGAGACCAGGGGCCCTACTCTCTTGTGAAACATCCTGAAGTCAGAGATCCTGTAACGGTCCAAAACAGGCCTGATGAATATGCTCCTGCTGACTCCTATGATGTAATCATGTTTAATCCTGAGTATGAGGCCATTGACTCCGGGAGACGTCAGACATCATCCACCTGA
- the LOC114828654 gene encoding uncharacterized protein LOC114828654 isoform X1 has protein sequence MWKECEHKDFKLVKYTEEHGFLLKTNSSAILECVHNLTSTFIFPFILSRDQVDSFIVALIKPEMVSGGPDVETKNIVTKRQEETVDLICNFKLNDTFSKGHISVYWIKITNERSTCIYSFYLGDYGEQEYYRHCPVDESLHKRMSNISTANKENHSLKINQVTHSDSGQYVCALYVQENENKWYGKVISNITVTVKDNSTSTNQSHDKNNLIILYVVGALLLFCFFATVIVMKKKIKNSQAKHKTLGMNRNQDGEETLDCSPYAVGTGDQGPYSLVKHPEVRDPVTVQNRPDEYAPADSYDVIMFNPEYEAIDSGRRQTSST, from the exons atgtggaaaGAATGTGAACATAAGGACTTTAAGTTGGTTAAATACACAGaagaacatggatttctgttgaaaacaaacagcagcGCAATCTTGGAATGTGTTCACAATCTCACTTCAACATTTATATTTCCCTTTATTTTGTCAAGAGACCAGGTGGATTCCTTTATCGTGGCATTAATTAAACCAGAGA TGGTGAGTGGTGGGCCTGATgtggaaacaaaaaacattgtcacCAAGCGCCAAGAAGAAACAGTTGACCTTATATGtaatttcaaattaaatgatacattttctaaagGTCACATTTCTGTGTATTGGATTAAgatcacaaatgaaagaagtacatgtatttattctttttatttggGCGATTATGGAGAACAAGAATATTACCGTCACTGTCCAGTTGATGAATCCCTGCATAAAAGAATGTCAAATATTTCAACTgcaaacaaagaaaatcacaGTCTTAAAATCAACCAAGTgacacattcagacagtggacagtatgtgtgtgccttATATGTACAGGAAAATGAGAACAAATGGTATGGAAAAGTGATCTCTAATATCACGGTCACTGTAAAAGACAACAGCACCTCCACAAACCAGTCACATG ATAAGAATAACCTCATCATACTGTATGTAGTGGGAGCTCTATTGCTCTTCTGCTTCTTTGCTACTGTCATTGTCATGAAGAAAAAGATCAAGAATTCCCAAG CAAAACATAAAACCCTGGGGATGAACAG AAACCaagatggagaggagacacTTGACT GTTCCCCATATGCTGTGGGAACAGGAGACCAGGGGCCCTACTCTCTTGTGAAACATCCTGAAGTCAGAGATCCTGTAACGGTCCAAAACAGGCCTGATGAATATGCTCCTGCTGACTCCTATGATGTAATCATGTTTAATCCTGAGTATGAGGCCATTGACTCCGGGAGACGTCAGACATCATCCACCTGA